The Streptomyces spororaveus genome includes a region encoding these proteins:
- a CDS encoding bifunctional nuclease family protein, with protein sequence MNELDVVGVRVEMPSNQPIVLLREVGGDRYLPIWIGPGEATAIAFAQQGMAPARPLTHDLFKDVLEAVGEELTEVRITDLREGVFYAELVFASGVEVSARPSDAIALALRTGTPIYGSDGVLDDAGIAIPDEQEDEVEKFREFLDQISPEDFGTGPQ encoded by the coding sequence GTGAACGAGCTCGACGTTGTGGGTGTCCGGGTGGAAATGCCCTCCAACCAACCGATCGTGCTCCTGCGTGAAGTGGGAGGCGACCGGTACCTCCCCATCTGGATCGGTCCAGGGGAGGCGACCGCCATTGCCTTCGCGCAGCAGGGGATGGCCCCTGCCCGACCGCTGACGCACGACCTGTTCAAGGACGTGCTGGAGGCGGTCGGCGAGGAGCTCACCGAGGTCCGCATCACGGATCTGCGGGAGGGTGTCTTCTACGCGGAGCTCGTCTTCGCCAGCGGGGTCGAGGTGAGTGCGCGGCCTTCGGACGCCATAGCTCTCGCCCTGCGGACGGGGACGCCGATCTACGGCAGTGACGGCGTGCTGGACGACGCCGGAATCGCCATTCCGGACGAGCAGGAGGACGAGGTGGAGAAGTTCCGCGAGTTCCTCGACCAGATCTCGCCGGAGGACTTCGGTACCGGCCCGCAGTGA
- a CDS encoding DNA polymerase IV, with the protein MRAAPTILHLDMDAFYASVEQASKPSLRGKAVIVGGLGPRGVVATASYEARRFGVHSAMPMGQARRLCPNGAYLIPRFSLYRQVSDVVMAMLRELSPLVEPLSLDEAFVDLEAGGVAFDSRSARETGERLRADIRAVTGLSGSVGLAGSKMLAKVASEEAKPAGLLLIEPGTERELLAPMSVRTLPGVGPATGEHLRRAGITTVGELAEAGEDELVRMVGRSAGAGLYRMALGLDDRPVVAERDAKSVSVEDTFDVDLHDRVRIRGEVQRLADRCVQRLRGSGHSGRTIVLKVRRYDFSTLTRSETLRGPTDDPAVVREAAARLLEGVDTTGGVRLLGVGVSGLADYTQEDLFAQSLAAEPDVAEGSDGAEGSDGAEGAGGADGAGGVGGQAAAVAAPAETEGAQEAAGPPGAPEPAPERRWTAGSDVRHSVYGPGWVQGSGVGRVTVRFEQPGSEPGRVRTFRVDDPELEPSDPLPLVGDTP; encoded by the coding sequence GTGAGAGCCGCGCCGACCATCCTGCACCTGGACATGGACGCCTTCTACGCCTCCGTGGAGCAGGCGTCGAAGCCGAGCCTGCGGGGCAAGGCCGTCATCGTCGGCGGCCTCGGGCCCCGTGGGGTCGTCGCCACCGCCTCGTACGAGGCCAGGCGGTTCGGCGTGCATTCCGCGATGCCGATGGGGCAGGCACGGCGGCTCTGCCCGAACGGCGCGTACCTGATTCCCCGCTTCAGCCTCTACCGGCAGGTCAGCGACGTGGTGATGGCCATGCTGCGGGAACTGTCGCCCCTGGTGGAGCCCCTGAGCCTGGACGAGGCCTTCGTGGACCTGGAGGCGGGCGGGGTGGCCTTCGACTCGCGCAGCGCGCGGGAGACGGGGGAGCGGCTGCGGGCCGACATCAGGGCCGTGACGGGGCTCAGCGGGTCGGTGGGGCTGGCCGGGTCGAAGATGCTGGCCAAAGTGGCGTCGGAGGAGGCCAAGCCCGCCGGGCTGCTGCTGATCGAGCCGGGGACGGAGCGCGAGCTGCTCGCGCCGATGTCGGTGCGGACCCTGCCCGGGGTGGGGCCGGCCACGGGCGAGCACTTGCGCCGGGCCGGGATCACCACGGTGGGGGAGCTGGCGGAGGCCGGGGAGGACGAGCTGGTCCGGATGGTCGGCCGCTCGGCCGGTGCCGGGCTGTACCGGATGGCGCTCGGGCTGGACGACCGGCCGGTGGTCGCGGAGCGCGACGCCAAGTCGGTGTCGGTCGAGGACACCTTCGACGTGGACCTGCACGACCGGGTACGGATCCGCGGGGAGGTGCAGCGGCTCGCCGACCGGTGTGTGCAGCGGCTGCGGGGCTCGGGGCACTCGGGGCGCACGATCGTGCTCAAGGTGCGGCGGTACGACTTCTCCACGCTGACCCGGTCCGAGACCCTGCGCGGGCCCACGGACGACCCGGCGGTCGTGCGGGAGGCGGCGGCACGGCTGCTGGAGGGCGTGGACACCACGGGTGGGGTGCGGCTGCTGGGCGTGGGGGTGAGCGGCCTGGCGGACTACACGCAGGAGGACCTGTTCGCACAGTCGCTCGCCGCTGAGCCGGACGTGGCGGAAGGATCGGACGGAGCGGAAGGATCGGACGGAGCGGAAGGAGCGGGCGGGGCTGACGGAGCGGGCGGGGTCGGAGGGCAGGCGGCGGCCGTTGCCGCCCCGGCGGAGACCGAGGGGGCCCAGGAGGCGGCCGGGCCGCCAGGGGCGCCCGAACCGGCCCCTGAACGCCGCTGGACGGCCGGGAGCGACGTGCGGCATTCCGTGTACGGGCCCGGATGGGTGCAGGGCAGTGGCGTCGGGCGGGTGACCGTGCGGTTCGAGCAGCCCGGATCGGAGCCCGGCCGGGTGCGGACCTTCCGGGTGGACGACCCCGAGCTGGAGCCGTCCGATCCGCTCCCACTGGTGGGGGACACCCCCTAG
- a CDS encoding PRC-barrel domain-containing protein has translation MQTDIDPRSLIGRKAFDRNGTKIGTIDEVYLDDATGVPEWAAVRTGLFSRDAFVPLEPSELVGDTLRVPFERALIRDAPDFGVGRHLSPEQELQLYHHYGLDTTLPADFNRDFGRLAGDES, from the coding sequence GTGCAGACCGACATCGATCCGCGCAGCCTGATCGGCCGCAAGGCGTTCGACCGCAATGGCACCAAGATCGGCACGATCGACGAGGTCTACCTCGACGATGCCACGGGCGTGCCGGAGTGGGCCGCGGTCCGGACGGGGCTCTTCAGCCGGGACGCCTTCGTCCCGCTGGAGCCGAGCGAGCTGGTGGGCGACACCCTCCGGGTGCCCTTCGAACGCGCGCTGATCAGGGACGCCCCGGACTTCGGCGTCGGGCGCCACCTCTCCCCCGAGCAGGAGCTGCAGCTCTACCACCACTACGGGCTGGACACGACCCTCCCCGCGGACTTCAACCGCGATTTCGGCCGCCTGGCGGGTGACGAGAGCTAG
- a CDS encoding MerR family transcriptional regulator — MRITGDGTTGGTPARSEAGPYPLHGGAVGAARRQPESTHVGPVSGDPEPEQIGYRGPTACAAAGITYRQLDYWARTGLVEPSVRAAHAAGTQRLYSFRDVMVLKIVKRFLDTGVALQNIRTAVQHLHDRDLADLERMTLMSDGATVYECTSPDQVVSLLQGGQGVFGIAVGVVWRDVESALSQLHGERVDTGETLVRHNPTDELAARRNRAV; from the coding sequence GTGAGGATCACGGGCGACGGTACGACCGGGGGCACCCCCGCACGGAGTGAGGCTGGGCCGTACCCGTTGCACGGCGGGGCGGTCGGTGCCGCGCGCCGTCAGCCGGAGTCGACGCACGTCGGACCGGTGAGCGGTGACCCGGAGCCCGAGCAGATCGGCTACCGCGGGCCTACCGCGTGCGCCGCGGCCGGCATCACCTACCGGCAGCTCGACTACTGGGCCCGGACCGGGCTGGTGGAGCCCAGCGTGCGGGCCGCCCACGCGGCGGGGACGCAGCGGCTGTACAGCTTCCGCGACGTCATGGTCCTCAAGATCGTCAAGCGCTTCCTGGACACCGGGGTGGCGCTGCAGAACATCCGCACGGCGGTGCAGCACCTGCACGACCGGGACCTCGCGGACCTCGAACGGATGACGCTGATGAGCGACGGCGCCACCGTGTACGAGTGCACCTCGCCGGACCAGGTCGTGAGCCTGCTCCAGGGCGGTCAGGGCGTTTTCGGCATCGCCGTGGGCGTGGTGTGGCGCGACGTGGAGAGCGCGCTGTCGCAGCTGCACGGGGAGCGCGTGGACACCGGCGAGACCCTCGTCCGGCACAACCCGACCGACGAGCTCGCCGCCCGCCGCAACCGGGCCGTCTGA